A window from Pyrococcus kukulkanii encodes these proteins:
- a CDS encoding ABC transporter ATP-binding protein → MVEVRLENLTKKFGDFTAVNKLNLTIKDGEFLVLLGPSGCGKTTTLRMIAGLEEPTEGKIYFGDRDVTYLPPKDRNISMVFQSYAVWPHMTVYDNIAFPLRIKKFSKQEIDKKVRWAAELLQIESLLDRYPAQLSGGQRQRVAVARAIVVEPDVLLMDEPLSNLDAKLRVAMRAEIKKLQQRLKVTTIYVTHDQVEAMTMGDRIAVMNQGKLLQVGPPTEVYLNPKSVFVATFIGAPEMNILEVSVRENYLEGRGFKIELPHDIMDLLKDYMGKDVLFGIRPEHMIIEGIGEMAHMKRTTKVKGRVDFVEALGTDTIVHVVLGDELIKVKLPGHIPLEVGKEVNVVMDVERIHVFDKSTEEAII, encoded by the coding sequence ATGGTTGAGGTTAGGCTTGAAAACCTGACAAAGAAGTTTGGAGACTTCACTGCGGTAAATAAACTCAATCTAACGATCAAGGATGGCGAATTCTTAGTCTTGCTGGGGCCGAGCGGTTGTGGAAAGACAACAACATTAAGAATGATAGCCGGCTTGGAAGAACCAACCGAGGGGAAGATATACTTTGGTGATAGGGATGTAACCTACCTACCACCCAAGGACAGGAACATAAGCATGGTCTTCCAGAGCTATGCGGTTTGGCCTCACATGACGGTTTATGACAATATAGCCTTTCCGCTGAGGATAAAGAAGTTTTCAAAGCAAGAGATTGACAAAAAAGTTAGATGGGCCGCTGAACTTCTCCAGATAGAGAGCCTCCTTGACAGGTATCCAGCGCAACTTTCTGGAGGTCAGAGGCAGAGGGTTGCAGTTGCTAGAGCCATAGTAGTTGAGCCTGACGTTCTCCTAATGGACGAACCCTTAAGCAACCTTGACGCTAAGTTAAGGGTCGCGATGAGGGCCGAGATAAAGAAGCTCCAGCAAAGGCTCAAGGTCACCACGATCTACGTAACCCACGACCAAGTTGAGGCAATGACAATGGGAGACAGGATAGCGGTGATGAATCAAGGAAAGTTGCTCCAAGTTGGTCCACCAACCGAGGTTTACCTGAATCCAAAGTCGGTGTTCGTTGCGACGTTCATTGGTGCCCCTGAGATGAACATCCTCGAAGTGTCAGTTAGGGAGAACTACTTAGAGGGGAGAGGGTTCAAGATAGAACTACCCCACGATATAATGGATCTATTAAAGGACTACATGGGCAAGGATGTTCTCTTTGGAATAAGGCCAGAGCACATGATAATTGAGGGAATCGGCGAGATGGCCCATATGAAGAGAACGACGAAAGTTAAAGGCAGGGTTGATTTCGTTGAGGCTTTAGGTACGGACACTATAGTTCATGTAGTCCTTGGTGATGAGCTCATCAAGGTCAAGCTCCCAGGACACATCCCGCTGGAGGTCGGGAAAGAAGTAAACGTGGTCATGGATGTTGAGAGGATTCATGTCTTTGACAAATCTACAGAGGAGGCTATAATCTAG